A part of Solenopsis invicta isolate M01_SB chromosome 2, UNIL_Sinv_3.0, whole genome shotgun sequence genomic DNA contains:
- the LOC105197419 gene encoding uncharacterized protein LOC105197419 → MSRVPCAKVQVGNYEIAILLIVKSFYECIYFLIKTVFKKGKSVTCAATETISLSIQHENANSSQVAKTQFVEAAYSEASGDLRFLTLSDSKPLRDINPATNYGDYTSMLEGDCIKTEERNFASPQEALKHAIQNLKQDQWQSNVSALIKLMHISRIQPELLDSNMPRIYRTLCSLLRNTRPHVVRTVCQIATELYKTVQCTQRPEFDELASTLLLKSTHTNKGIRNDAQRALDSMVSHLPPATCIRILTSEHGASHKNPLIRAAVSRLLYNIINIIGVECLMSNPNLKDARRKIFTMCAKFLLDGNNETRNDAKKTLKTMMGHTDFNTLFYQDVDWKIVSSIEKQLVSLKYS, encoded by the exons ATGTCACGTGTCCCATGTGCAAAGGTGCAGGTAGGAAATTATGAAATTGCGATTTTGCTAATTGTGAAATCTTTTTACGAGTGCATTTATTTCTtgataaaaactgtttttaaaaaaggtaAGTCAGTCACATGCGCAGCGACAGAAACAATTTCCTTATCTATTCAGCATGAGAATGCAAATTCATCACAAGTTGCAAAAACGCAATTTGTCGAAGCGGCGTATTCCGAAGCTTCGGGAGACCTACGTTTTCTCACGTTATCCGACAG CAAGCCTTTGAGGGATATTAATCCTGCGACTAATTATGGAGACTATACATCCATGCTAGAAGGCGATTGTATAAAAACAGAGGAAAGAAACTTTGCGAGTCCGCAAGAAGCACTGAAACACGCCATTCAGAATTTAAAGCAGGATCAATGGCAGAGCAATGTATCGGCTCTAATAAAGTTAATGCACATTTCGAGGATTCAACCGGAATTGCTGGACTCCAATATGCCTCGTATATACCGAACGTTATGCAG TTTACTTCGGAATACGAGGCCGCACGTCGTTAGAACGGTTTGCCAGATAGCAACGGAGTTGTACAAGACAGTCCAATGTACGCAGAGACCTGAATTTGACGAACTTGCGTCCACGTTGCTTTTGAAGAGCACGCACACAAACAAGGGAATCCGGAATGACGCTCAACGTGCTTTGGATTCCATGGTGTCGCACTTGCCTCCAGCAACTTGCATTCGGATACTAACCAGCGAACATGGTGCTAG CCACAAGAATCCATTGATCAGAGCAGCCGTTAGCCGATTGctctataatattattaacattattggAGTAGAATGTTTAATGTCCAATCCCAATCTCAAAGATGCCCGCCGTAAGATATTCACAATGTGTGCAAAATTCCTTCTCGATGGTAATAACGAAACAAG GAATGACGCAAAAAAGACGTTAAAAACGATGATGGGCCACACAGATTTCAATACTCTATTTTATCAGGATGTAGACTGGAAAATTGTTAGTAGTATAGAAAAGCAATTAGTGTCTTTGAAGTATAGCTAA